CCCATGTCCGATACAATCTCGTCTAAGCCACTTCGAGAGATTCCATTGTCCGTTCTCGATTTAGCACCCATTACGGAGGGTAGCAACGCTGCTGAATCGTATAAAAACAGTCTCAATCTGGCGCAACAGGTGGAAAAATGGGGCTTTACACGTTATTGGCTCGCCGAACACCACGCAATGCCCAGCGTAGCCAGCTCTGCTACTTCCGTTCTCATTGGTTACATTGCCGGCGGCACCAGCAAAATCCGTGTAGGTTCAGGCGGCATAATGCTGCCCAACCATGCTCCACTCGTGATCGCCGAGCAATTCGGGACACTGGAGTCCCTCTATCCAGGCCGGATCGACTTAGGTCTAGGACGCGCACCCGGGGCGGACCAACGAACAGCACGTGCGCTGCGCCGCGATTTGCGGATTGGTGGAGAGGATTTCCCGGAGTTATTGGAGGAGCTGCGTGAATATCTTCGTCCACGAACAAGCGAGTCGGCATCTGCCATCCGCGCTATCCCTGGCGAAGGTCTGAACATCCCGATCTGGTTGCTCGGCTCCAGCGATTTCTCAGCGCGACTAGCAGGCATGCTCGGATTGCCGTTTGCTTTTGCCGGGCATTTTTCACCGAACTTCACATTGCCTGCCCTACAGACGTATCGCCATTGTTTCCGCCCATCGGAAATGCTGGATCAGCCATATGCCATGGTTGGCGTCAACGTGATGGCAGCCGATACGGATGAGCTCGCGAATCGACTGGCCACCTCCCATTACCAGGCATTCTTAAATCTCGTCCGCGGTGATCTCAAGCCAATCCAACCACCTGTGGACAATATGGATGAGCTCTGGAGCGAATTCGAAAAACTGTCGGTCCAAGCACAGCTGCGTTCCTCCATTATTGGTAGCCCTGTCACTGTGAAAAGCAAACTACAAGAGTTGCTCGATGCTACAGGAGCAGATGAGCTCATGATTACGACGCAAATGTACCACCATGCCGATCGTGTGCGCTCTTTTGAAATTGTCTCCGACGTCTGGAAGTCCTAAATGGGGGATGGTATATGACGGAAGCAAAACGGCCTCGCGTTCCTCGTGAAAAAGCACAAGAGATCATCTTGAACGCTGCTGAAGAATTGTTTTATCAAGAAGGGATCCATGCCGTCAGTGTAGACGCTATTGTCGAGCGTGCTGGAATGAATAAGATGAGTGTCTATCGGCAGTTTTCCTCGAAAACAGACCTGATTCTCGCCTACATGACCCGTAAGCAAGACGTTTTTTGGCAAGAGTGGGAAGAGAGCATCGCCAAACATCCCAATCAGCCACGAGAGCAACTCATTCAGTTTTTTGCTGATCTGGCTGCGCGCGCGTCCAACGAGCAATTTCGCGGCTGTTGCTTTATCAATGTAGCTGTCGAGTTTCCTGATCCGGTTCATCCCGTTCGCGAGTTGGTTTGCTCCCATCAGAAACGTATCCGCGACGCTTTTTTGGAACGCACGACAGCCCTTGGCGCTGCTCATCCATGCGAGCTGGCCTATACGCTTATCTTGTTGATGGAAGGTACTTACGCGGATAGCCAGACGTACGGAACCGATAGTGCAGCGATCCGCATGGTTCCTGCCATCGTAGAAAAAGTTTTGGACCAAGCGCTTCCCAATTAAAAAAGTGGCTCCCTGCCTTCTTCTGGCAGTTGCCACTTCCTCTTTTTGTCGATCATACAGCTGTTTTAGCGCTGAGCGCTGGTCGCATACTTGTCTTGTTTCGACGTCATTGCTTCTAATTCTTTGACGTCTTGCTCCAAGTCATGGATGTCTTCTTCAATCAGTTTTTTCAGATGTTGCTTTTCCCGCAGAATTTTGCGGGTTTGCTCCAAACGCTGATTCAAATCGAACACGCCGAGATACACTGCTTTTCCCTCCCTATGTAGGTTTTCCACCTTACATGTTATGCAGCGATCGCCAGAAGTTGCTGACCATTTTTTTGTGGGATCAAAATTAGGTAAACTGGAAAGAGACTTCTTGTGGCTTTTACCTGAACGAAACGCGCGGTAATCAATAAGGCCATTCTTTCAGAGAAAGCAGATAATAACGTGGGCGGCGAGACCGAGCAAGCCGATCAAAAACATGGTACGTCTGCCGACCCAATCAGATCGGTCCGCTAATCGGCGTGTAGCTATGAGATGATTCCTGAATTTATCAGGGGTCATCTTTTTTATGTTCGATGGTCACATTTGGAATGGATATGGATTTTTCAGTTTTTCTGTTTCGACTCATTTTCCGTAACCTCACTTATTTCTCGTTAATAAATCGAAACACAAAAACCCGCTAGACAGTCACTTTTTTCAAGGTATCTGTCTAGCGGGTCACAGTTCATCTTATACATTAATAAAACATTTAATAAATGGTACTACTTTTTTATGAAACTTGACACCAAAAGCAGAATTAAACCTGGTAGGGATGTGTAGTACCACGCTTCTTTTGGAGCAATGCCCAATGGAACAACTACTCCTGAAAAAAGTAACACTATACCAAGAATTCCTATTAGTCTTTTTTTAAGAATCATTAAATTTCTCCTTTGATTCAGTATAGAGACCCAGTGCCTCACTTGCTAAATAAAATAATATTAACTTTGTTCTTTTATCAACTTTCAATTTTAAAAAAATGTTTCTCACATGAGCTCTGACTGTTGAAAGGCTTATATGCTGTGATTTAGAAATTTCAGAATCAGATAATCCCTGTCCAATCAACCGAAGTACTTCTTTTTCTCTTCTACTAAGTAGGAACAATCTTTTTACTTGTTCATCAGATATGTTAATAGGATTCTTCCAATTGCTTAAGCTGTTTGAAATAAACTTTGATAAAAGCTCAAGGAATGTTATAGCAGGAGTTGGATGTATCCACTCCTGCAAGAACATCCCAACATATCCAACAATTTGATCAAATTGATTATATATCGGACAAGCAATTGAAAGCCAGTTCTGCTTCAGGTGTGTGTTCTTTTCGGTTTTGTAAAAAACTGGTGTCCTCCGGAGCTTTGATAATGATAATGCAGTTATCCCTATCGCAGAATCAGTATACAAGTTCACGAATTGAAGATCTTGAAAATCGTCTGATACATGTGAATATTCTACAACTAAGCTCTCATCTGTAATGACAATTAGGAACGGCTTCCAATGATCTAATGAGTTTAAACTAAACAACAAGTTTTCGATATTGATATTTTTGATGAATTATATCACCTCTTCTATCATCATTTCTTCCCTTATATACATCTACTTTTCATTTTGTATTTTCTATCAAATCATCATTTACATTAATTACCTTATTATACTTTTTATGTGATTATTATCATAGAGTTTCTTGGAAAATTCAAATTATAGGAGGGATCGTTGTGTTCAAAACTATCGGCAAATATTTATCAATAATCGCCGTCTTTGCAATGCTGATTTCAATCGTTTCGGTTGAAAAAGTGTCGGCATCCTCTCCACTGATTGACCAGTATTTAAGATTTGATTCAATTGCTAGAAATAGTGATGGTTCCATAAGAGTTGATTACACAATGCTAAAGACTTGGGACAAAGATTTAGGCGGTTCAGCTACCATTCCTCTTCAAATAGGCTATAGTTGGCCATCTCAATACAGGGGCGCACTAAAAGATTACTATGTCAAAGCCAACTACTCGAAAGGTTCTCATGTCCTTACCATACCCAAACCGGGAGCTTATGTAGGTACATTGAGTGTTCAGGCAAAAGTAAATGCTAATAGATATAACGAGGTGAAGGGTGGAAAGTCAATTTTTCACTACCCTGATAGCACAAAGAGAACCAGTTATTATGAAATTTCGGGTTTTGACGCAGGCGCTTCCTTCTTTATATATTCCGCAGCTCCTGCTGTTTACTTCGAATTTTCACCTCTTGGGAAATGGGGAAAAGTTGTTGGTAGAACCTATCTCGGCTGGAGTCTTTGGGAAGGTTATAATCAATCACAAAGCATTGGATTTCCAACACCAGTTAAAGGGCATTATTATGAGACAACAAGTTGGTATTCTGACAATGGGTTAAACATACGTGTTAAAGTTTACGTTAGTAGGTCAGCGTTTAACAAAAAAGAAACACCCATTTTTGACGCGACACGCACATACAAGTTTTGATGATATGAACGATATCCAAGAAACTCTTGGCAGTCAATTTTGGCTGCCTTTTTTATTTTTATATGAGATACTGATTTCCTTGATAAAAAGGGCATAGAAGCCCTTTTTGATCAAATTTTGCTCCCCTTTTCATATCACGCTTTTTTGACACAAGTCCATTATCATTTGTTAGCTTAATACTTCTCTCCCTTGTAAGTTAAGAGACACGAACCTTCGTATGCCTAGACAGCGGCAAACTTGAACTTTTACCCTTTACTCCATGTACATTTGAAGTTTTCACCGACTATGCGTATCAATTGTTTAGTACTCAATTCTCGCTCATGATGATGAAAACGCAAAAACCCGTTAGACGGTCACTTTGTTCAAAGCATCCATCTAACGGGTCACAATTCTGCCATGGAAGTCTCTTATTTGCTTTAAAGTCCTTTGTACCTGCCCAATTCTTCGCGCAGGCGATACACTTCCTGTACCAAAGCACGCTTCTCCAGACGGTCAATTTCCTGATCCAAATCGTTCATGCGTGCATGTCCACTATATGGCCCATCATGCATCGGGAAACCGTCAGAAGCGTATGACCAATGCGGTTCTTTTGGCATGATCATCGCCATCAGCAAGTAAAGCAAAATCGGTACTCCTGTAAAAACAGTGAGAACGACAACTCCTATACGTACCAACGAAGAGTCAAAGCGC
The window above is part of the Brevibacillus brevis NBRC 100599 genome. Proteins encoded here:
- a CDS encoding LLM class flavin-dependent oxidoreductase, which codes for MSDTISSKPLREIPLSVLDLAPITEGSNAAESYKNSLNLAQQVEKWGFTRYWLAEHHAMPSVASSATSVLIGYIAGGTSKIRVGSGGIMLPNHAPLVIAEQFGTLESLYPGRIDLGLGRAPGADQRTARALRRDLRIGGEDFPELLEELREYLRPRTSESASAIRAIPGEGLNIPIWLLGSSDFSARLAGMLGLPFAFAGHFSPNFTLPALQTYRHCFRPSEMLDQPYAMVGVNVMAADTDELANRLATSHYQAFLNLVRGDLKPIQPPVDNMDELWSEFEKLSVQAQLRSSIIGSPVTVKSKLQELLDATGADELMITTQMYHHADRVRSFEIVSDVWKS
- a CDS encoding TetR/AcrR family transcriptional regulator → MTEAKRPRVPREKAQEIILNAAEELFYQEGIHAVSVDAIVERAGMNKMSVYRQFSSKTDLILAYMTRKQDVFWQEWEESIAKHPNQPREQLIQFFADLAARASNEQFRGCCFINVAVEFPDPVHPVRELVCSHQKRIRDAFLERTTALGAAHPCELAYTLILLMEGTYADSQTYGTDSAAIRMVPAIVEKVLDQALPN
- a CDS encoding response regulator transcription factor — encoded protein: MNLYTDSAIGITALSLSKLRRTPVFYKTEKNTHLKQNWLSIACPIYNQFDQIVGYVGMFLQEWIHPTPAITFLELLSKFISNSLSNWKNPINISDEQVKRLFLLSRREKEVLRLIGQGLSDSEISKSQHISLSTVRAHVRNIFLKLKVDKRTKLILFYLASEALGLYTESKEKFNDS
- a CDS encoding PspC domain-containing protein — its product is MMERRLYRSRHDKRLFGVCGGIAQFLRFDSSLVRIGVVVLTVFTGVPILLYLLMAMIMPKEPHWSYASDGFPMHDGPYSGHARMNDLDQEIDRLEKRALVQEVYRLREELGRYKGL